In Halococcus hamelinensis 100A6, a single genomic region encodes these proteins:
- a CDS encoding RsmB/NOP family class I SAM-dependent RNA methyltransferase — protein MDPLDRYEPIIDDFAAFRAACERPLGHVARVNTIKTSVERAKEALDEEGVEFESCEWQPGLVKLDGTTTGRTWGAFHGWLHGQEEVSALPATVCDPKPGERVFAACAAPGGKATQLAALADDRGLVVANDRNLGRLSALRFNAERLGVTSMAVTNRDAGNYSLAPFDFEAFDRALVDVPCSCEGTIRKNPDALDEWSRQRIESIAGTQKSILRRAVQATKTGGTVVYSTCTFAPEENEAVLDAVLESEDCRLVEFECGLETRPGITEWEDDRFDPGVEHAKRVYPHLNDTGGFFCAKLEVAG, from the coding sequence ATGGACCCCCTCGACCGATACGAACCCATCATCGACGACTTCGCGGCGTTCCGTGCGGCCTGTGAGCGCCCGCTCGGCCACGTCGCCCGGGTCAACACCATCAAGACGAGCGTCGAGCGCGCGAAGGAGGCACTCGACGAGGAGGGTGTCGAGTTCGAGTCGTGCGAGTGGCAGCCGGGGCTCGTGAAGCTCGACGGGACCACCACCGGTCGGACGTGGGGCGCGTTCCACGGCTGGCTCCACGGCCAGGAGGAGGTCTCGGCGCTGCCCGCGACGGTGTGTGACCCGAAACCGGGCGAACGGGTGTTCGCGGCGTGTGCCGCCCCCGGCGGGAAGGCCACCCAGCTCGCGGCGCTCGCCGACGACCGCGGGCTCGTGGTCGCGAACGACCGCAACCTGGGACGGCTCTCGGCGCTCCGGTTCAACGCCGAACGCCTGGGGGTGACCTCGATGGCCGTCACGAACCGGGACGCCGGCAACTACTCGCTCGCGCCGTTCGATTTCGAGGCGTTCGACCGCGCGCTCGTCGACGTGCCGTGCTCGTGTGAGGGCACCATCCGGAAGAACCCCGACGCGCTCGACGAGTGGTCCCGCCAACGGATCGAATCGATCGCCGGCACCCAGAAGTCTATCCTCCGGCGGGCGGTCCAGGCGACCAAAACAGGGGGGACAGTGGTTTACTCGACGTGTACCTTCGCGCCGGAGGAGAACGAGGCGGTGCTGGACGCGGTCCTCGAAAGCGAGGACTGCCGGCTCGTCGAGTTCGAGTGCGGGCTCGAAACGAGGCCCGGGATCACCGAGTGGGAGGACGACCGCTTCGACCCCGGTGTCGAGCACGCGAAGCGGGTCTACCCCCACCTCAACGATACGGGCGGCTTCTTCTGTGCGAAACTGGAGGTCGCGGGATGA